CCTATCTCATCGAGGAGGCGTACGAGGTCGCCGAAGCGATCGAGCAGGACGACGCCATCGAGCTCTGTGCCGAGCTCGGCGATCTACTCCTGCAGATCGTCTTTCACGCCGAAATGGCGCGCGAGGCCGGGCGTTTCACCATCGAGGACGTCGTGCGCGGCATCTGCGAGAAGATGGTGCGGCGCCATCCGCATGTCTTCGGCGATGTCGAAGTGCAGGATGCCAGCGAAGTCCTGCGCAACTGGGCCCGCATCAAGGCGGAGGAACGCGAGAAGAAGTCGGATCGCTCCACCGTCGCGGGGGTGCCGCGCTCGCTGCCGTCGCTGCTGCGGGCGCACCGGCTCGGCGAGAAGGCTTCGCACGTGGGCTTCGATTGGGACGGTACGCGCGAAGTCATGGGAAAGGTCCGCGAGGAACTCGACGAACTCGACGCGGCCATCGCCGCCGGCAACGCCACCGAAGCCGAAGCCGAACTGGGCGACGTGCTCTTCGCGCTGACCTCAGTCGGCCGGCATCTCCGCGTTCACGCCGAGGACGCTCTGCACGGGGCCAGCGATCGGTTCATTCGCCGCTTTCGCTACATCGAAGCGCGCCTTGCCGCCCGGCAGCGTACCGTCCATGACGCCACGCCCGACGAGCTGAACGCCCTGTGGGAGGAAGCGAAGCGGGTCGAATAGAGCGGGCGCGGCAAGGCCTACGCCGGCGGCCGCTGCGCTTTCGCGAGGACCTCACG
This DNA window, taken from Candidatus Binatia bacterium, encodes the following:
- the mazG gene encoding nucleoside triphosphate pyrophosphohydrolase, with the protein product MTAGERFEELVRIMERLRAPGGCPWDREQTSASIKPYLIEEAYEVAEAIEQDDAIELCAELGDLLLQIVFHAEMAREAGRFTIEDVVRGICEKMVRRHPHVFGDVEVQDASEVLRNWARIKAEEREKKSDRSTVAGVPRSLPSLLRAHRLGEKASHVGFDWDGTREVMGKVREELDELDAAIAAGNATEAEAELGDVLFALTSVGRHLRVHAEDALHGASDRFIRRFRYIEARLAARQRTVHDATPDELNALWEEAKRVE